From the genome of Streptomyces sp. NBC_01341, one region includes:
- a CDS encoding FAD-dependent oxidoreductase produces MGTVADVIVVGGGGSGLTTALLLAERGLRVRVWSRDASSATTSAVAGALWWPYRIEPEELVGRWSLETLRVYEELSASPGETGVRMVAGVHGGERLSALGAWARGLVGVAEVPQGLRVTLPLIDMPVHLRRLEERLASAGGVVERRTVGGFTEAASEAPVVVNCAGLGARELVPDPGVHPVRGQLVVENPGIDEWFTRADPASSATTYFFPQPGRLVLGGTAETGEEGTDPDPVTAGEIVARCARVRPEIAGARVIGHRVGLRPARDAGVRIEAEELAGGGLLVHNYGHGGAGVTVARGCARATARLVP; encoded by the coding sequence GTGGGCACGGTGGCGGACGTGATCGTGGTGGGCGGCGGGGGCAGCGGTCTGACCACGGCCCTGCTGCTGGCGGAGCGGGGGCTGCGGGTGCGGGTCTGGTCGCGGGACGCGTCCTCGGCCACCACCTCGGCGGTGGCGGGTGCCTTGTGGTGGCCGTACCGGATCGAACCCGAGGAGCTGGTCGGCAGGTGGTCGCTGGAGACCCTGCGGGTGTACGAGGAACTGTCGGCGTCCCCCGGGGAGACCGGCGTGCGGATGGTCGCCGGGGTGCACGGCGGCGAGCGGCTGTCGGCGCTGGGGGCGTGGGCGCGCGGTCTGGTCGGGGTCGCCGAGGTGCCTCAGGGACTGAGGGTGACCCTCCCGCTGATCGACATGCCCGTCCATCTGCGCCGGCTGGAGGAACGGCTGGCCTCGGCCGGGGGTGTGGTCGAACGGCGCACGGTGGGCGGCTTCACCGAAGCCGCTTCCGAGGCGCCCGTGGTGGTGAACTGTGCCGGGCTCGGTGCCCGGGAGCTCGTCCCGGATCCGGGGGTGCACCCGGTCCGCGGCCAGCTCGTGGTGGAGAACCCCGGCATCGACGAGTGGTTCACCCGGGCGGATCCGGCGTCGAGTGCGACGACGTACTTCTTCCCGCAGCCGGGCCGCCTGGTACTGGGCGGAACCGCGGAGACCGGCGAGGAGGGGACGGATCCCGACCCGGTCACGGCCGGGGAGATCGTGGCGCGCTGCGCGCGGGTGCGGCCCGAGATAGCCGGGGCACGTGTGATCGGGCACCGCGTGGGGTTGCGGCCGGCCAGGGACGCCGGGGTGCGGATCGAGGCGGAGGAACTGGCGGGCGGCGGGCTGCTGGTGCACAACTACGGTCACGGTGGCGCGGGCGTGACCGTGGCCCGGGGGTGCGCCCGGGCCACGGCCCGGCTGGTGCCCTGA
- a CDS encoding LacI family DNA-binding transcriptional regulator, translated as MPDPIPEPQRDARPTLEAVAARAGVSRATASRVVNGGAGVRQPLVDQVRKAVDELGYIPNHAARTLVTRRNGAVAVIIDEPEFRVFSDPFFSRQIRGISRELNAHDAQLVLLLVEGSGDFDRVTRYLAGGHVDGVLAFSLHTDDELPSIIRRFRVPTVYGGRPEHPAEGAEDTPQVPYVDCDNRGGAREAVRHLVSLGRRRIAHIAGPRDQTSALDRIDGYHDVLPDAGTELITDGDFTVEGGARAMAGLLDAHPDLDAVFVSNDLMASGALRVLRERGVRVPEDVAVVGFDDMTSVAVATEPPLTTIRQDVEGMGRLMVRLLMERLNSDTGTWPESVVTPTELIRRASA; from the coding sequence TTGCCCGACCCGATCCCTGAACCGCAGCGTGACGCACGACCCACCCTGGAAGCGGTGGCGGCCCGCGCCGGGGTGTCCCGGGCGACGGCGTCCCGGGTCGTCAACGGGGGTGCGGGCGTGCGCCAGCCCCTGGTGGACCAGGTGCGCAAGGCGGTCGACGAACTCGGCTACATCCCGAACCACGCGGCGCGGACGCTCGTCACCCGGCGCAACGGCGCCGTCGCGGTGATCATCGACGAACCCGAGTTCCGCGTCTTCTCCGACCCGTTCTTCTCCCGCCAGATACGGGGCATCAGCCGGGAGCTCAACGCGCACGACGCGCAGCTGGTCCTGCTGCTGGTCGAGGGCAGCGGCGACTTCGACCGCGTCACCCGCTATCTGGCCGGCGGGCACGTGGACGGCGTGCTCGCCTTCTCCCTGCACACCGACGACGAACTGCCCTCGATCATCAGGCGGTTCCGGGTCCCCACGGTGTACGGGGGCCGTCCCGAGCACCCCGCGGAGGGCGCCGAGGACACACCCCAGGTGCCGTACGTCGACTGCGACAACCGCGGCGGCGCACGCGAGGCCGTGCGCCATCTGGTCTCGCTCGGCAGACGGCGCATCGCGCACATCGCCGGGCCACGTGACCAGACCTCGGCCCTCGACCGGATCGACGGTTACCACGATGTCCTTCCGGACGCGGGGACGGAGCTGATCACGGACGGCGACTTCACCGTCGAAGGCGGGGCCCGGGCGATGGCGGGCCTGCTGGACGCCCACCCCGATCTGGACGCGGTCTTCGTGTCCAACGACCTGATGGCCTCGGGCGCCTTGCGCGTGCTGCGCGAACGGGGCGTACGCGTGCCGGAGGACGTGGCGGTGGTCGGCTTCGACGACATGACGTCGGTCGCCGTCGCCACCGAACCGCCGCTGACCACGATCCGTCAGGACGTCGAGGGCATGGGCCGGCTGATGGTGCGTCTTCTGATGGAGCGGCTGAACAGTGACACCGGGACATGGCCCGAGTCCGTGGTCACCCCTACGGAGCTGATCCGCCGGGCGTCGGCCTGA
- a CDS encoding BCCT family transporter produces MSHDEQRRGGRGEYLPVTAELPTDPHHGRRASTDRWVFGVSAVLTVAFVIWGSTATDSLTDVSDSLLTGLIHNGGWAFILAASGFVIFALWLAISRYGRISLGQDGEEPEFRTVSWVAMMFSAGMGIGLMFYGVSEPLAHFVNPPPGTHPADAAEAEQTAMATTLFHWTLHPWAIYAVVGLAIAYSAYRRHRRQTISAVFIPLIGERHSHGVVGRIIDILAIFATLFGSAASLGLGALQIGSGFQELDWLEKTGTGLLVVIIAVLTAAFVASAVSGVEKGIQWLSNINMVLALILVVFVFVVGPTIIILDLLPTSIAAYFGDLAQLVGRTEATGEGEVADWLASWTVFYWAWWISWTPFVGMFIARISRGRTIRQFVGGVILVPSTVSLIWFAVFGGSAIQLQRDGQLKGIGDTPEAQLFGVLHEYPIATVMSILVMVLVGIFFVSGADAASIVMGTLSQKGVLEPAKWVVIFWGVVTGAVAAVMLLIGDGQGDALAGLQNLTILVAAPFTIVMIGMCVALMRDLRQDPMIVRREFGVEAVESAVIEGHAKYDGDFEIRIGPGSEVTSDERRRPEPPA; encoded by the coding sequence GTGTCACACGACGAGCAGAGAAGGGGTGGGCGAGGGGAGTATCTGCCGGTCACGGCCGAACTGCCCACCGATCCGCACCACGGACGCCGCGCATCGACCGACCGATGGGTGTTCGGCGTCTCCGCGGTCCTCACCGTCGCATTCGTGATCTGGGGCTCCACGGCCACCGACTCGCTGACGGACGTGTCGGACAGTCTGCTCACGGGGCTGATCCACAACGGCGGCTGGGCCTTCATCCTGGCCGCCTCCGGATTCGTGATCTTCGCCCTCTGGCTCGCGATCAGTCGCTACGGGCGGATCTCGCTCGGTCAGGACGGGGAGGAACCCGAGTTCCGCACGGTCTCCTGGGTGGCGATGATGTTCAGCGCCGGCATGGGTATCGGCCTGATGTTCTACGGGGTGAGCGAGCCGCTGGCCCACTTCGTCAATCCACCCCCCGGCACGCACCCCGCCGACGCCGCCGAGGCGGAGCAGACGGCGATGGCGACCACCCTCTTCCACTGGACGCTCCACCCCTGGGCGATCTACGCGGTCGTCGGCCTGGCCATCGCGTACAGCGCCTACCGCCGCCACCGCCGCCAGACCATCAGCGCCGTGTTCATCCCGCTCATCGGTGAGCGGCACTCCCACGGGGTCGTCGGCCGGATCATCGACATCCTCGCGATCTTCGCGACCCTCTTCGGCTCCGCCGCCTCGCTGGGCCTCGGGGCGCTGCAGATCGGCAGCGGTTTCCAGGAACTCGACTGGTTGGAGAAGACCGGGACCGGGCTGCTCGTCGTGATCATCGCGGTCCTCACGGCAGCCTTCGTCGCATCGGCCGTCTCCGGTGTGGAGAAGGGCATCCAGTGGCTCTCCAACATCAACATGGTGCTCGCGCTGATCCTGGTGGTCTTCGTCTTCGTCGTCGGTCCCACCATCATCATCCTGGACCTGCTGCCCACCTCGATCGCGGCGTACTTCGGCGACCTCGCCCAGCTCGTCGGCCGGACCGAGGCGACCGGAGAGGGGGAGGTCGCCGACTGGCTCGCCAGCTGGACGGTCTTCTACTGGGCCTGGTGGATCTCCTGGACGCCCTTCGTCGGGATGTTCATCGCCAGGATCAGCCGCGGCCGCACGATCCGGCAGTTCGTCGGCGGCGTGATCCTGGTCCCCAGCACCGTCAGCCTGATCTGGTTCGCCGTGTTCGGCGGCTCGGCGATCCAACTGCAGCGGGACGGACAGCTCAAGGGCATCGGCGACACCCCGGAGGCCCAGCTCTTCGGCGTCCTGCACGAATACCCGATCGCCACCGTCATGAGCATCCTGGTGATGGTCCTGGTCGGCATCTTCTTCGTCTCCGGTGCCGACGCCGCGTCCATCGTGATGGGCACGCTCTCCCAGAAGGGCGTCCTGGAGCCCGCCAAGTGGGTGGTCATCTTCTGGGGCGTCGTGACCGGCGCCGTCGCGGCGGTCATGCTGCTCATCGGCGACGGGCAGGGGGACGCCCTGGCAGGGCTGCAGAACCTGACCATCCTGGTGGCGGCGCCCTTCACCATCGTGATGATCGGGATGTGCGTCGCGCTCATGAGGGACCTGCGCCAGGACCCGATGATCGTCCGCAGGGAGTTCGGTGTGGAGGCGGTCGAGTCGGCGGTCATCGAGGGCCACGCCAAGTACGACGGCGACTTCGAGATCCGCATCGGCCCCGGGTCCGAGGTCACCAGCGACGAACGCCGGAGGCCCGAACCGCCGGCGTGA
- a CDS encoding ABC-F family ATP-binding cassette domain-containing protein, with protein sequence MTATLVAKELAAGHGDRTLFAGLDLVVAPGDVIGLVGANGAGKSSLLRLLAGLDRPEEGELRLSPPSATVGHLPQEPERRAGESVREFLARRTGVADAQTAMDAATQALVDGAPGADDAYSETLERWLALGGADLDERAEEVAAELGLTVGLDLPMTALSGGQAARAGLASLLLSRYDVFLLDEPTNDLDLDGLERLERFVSGLRAGTVVVSHDREFLMRTVTKVLELDLAQQQINLYGGGYASYLEERERARTHAREEFEEYADKRSALEGRAQMQRGWMDKGVKNARRKATDNDKIGRKFRSEASEKQAAKAKQTQRMIERLDVVEEPRKEWDLRMEIASAPRSGSVVATLRDAEVVRGGFSFGPATLQIDWADRVAITGANGAGKSTLLAALLGRLPLDAGHATLGSGVVVGEVDQARKLFHGTESLLDAFCAAVPDTEPAEVRTLLAKFGLRAAHVLRPATTLSPGERTRAGLALLQGRGVNLLVLDEPTNHLDLPAIEQLESALESYTGTLLLVTHDRRMLEAVRTTRRVEVADGKVTEAV encoded by the coding sequence ATGACTGCCACTCTCGTCGCCAAGGAACTCGCCGCCGGGCACGGCGACCGCACGCTCTTCGCCGGACTCGACCTCGTGGTCGCGCCCGGCGACGTGATCGGTCTCGTCGGAGCCAACGGCGCGGGCAAATCCTCACTGCTCCGTCTGCTCGCCGGACTCGACCGGCCGGAGGAGGGGGAGCTGCGGCTCTCGCCGCCCTCCGCCACCGTCGGCCACCTCCCGCAGGAGCCCGAACGCCGTGCGGGAGAGTCCGTACGGGAGTTCCTGGCCCGCCGGACCGGGGTCGCTGACGCCCAGACCGCCATGGACGCGGCGACGCAGGCCCTCGTCGACGGGGCACCGGGCGCCGACGACGCGTACTCCGAGACGCTGGAGCGCTGGCTCGCACTCGGCGGCGCGGACCTGGACGAGCGCGCCGAGGAGGTAGCCGCCGAACTCGGCCTGACCGTCGGCCTCGACCTCCCGATGACGGCGCTCTCGGGCGGGCAGGCGGCCCGCGCGGGCCTCGCCTCGCTGCTCCTCTCGCGCTACGACGTCTTCCTGCTCGACGAACCCACCAACGACCTGGACCTCGACGGTCTGGAACGCCTGGAGCGCTTCGTCTCCGGACTCCGTGCGGGCACGGTCGTCGTCAGCCACGACCGCGAATTCCTGATGCGGACGGTCACCAAGGTCCTGGAACTCGATCTCGCCCAGCAGCAGATCAACCTCTACGGCGGCGGCTACGCGTCCTATCTGGAGGAGCGCGAGCGCGCCCGCACCCATGCCCGCGAGGAGTTCGAGGAGTACGCGGACAAGCGCTCCGCGCTCGAAGGCCGTGCCCAGATGCAGCGGGGGTGGATGGACAAGGGCGTCAAGAACGCCCGCCGCAAGGCGACCGACAACGACAAGATCGGCCGCAAGTTCCGCAGCGAGGCCAGCGAGAAGCAGGCCGCGAAGGCCAAGCAGACCCAGCGCATGATCGAGCGTCTCGACGTCGTCGAGGAGCCGCGCAAGGAGTGGGATCTGCGGATGGAGATCGCCTCGGCTCCGCGCTCCGGCTCCGTGGTCGCCACCCTCCGCGACGCCGAGGTGGTACGCGGTGGCTTCTCCTTCGGTCCGGCCACCCTGCAGATCGACTGGGCGGACCGGGTCGCCATCACGGGTGCCAACGGCGCCGGGAAGTCCACGCTGCTGGCGGCCCTCCTGGGGCGCCTCCCGCTCGACGCGGGCCACGCCACGCTCGGCTCGGGTGTCGTGGTGGGCGAGGTCGACCAGGCGCGCAAGCTCTTCCACGGCACGGAGAGCCTGCTGGACGCCTTCTGCGCGGCAGTCCCCGACACCGAGCCGGCCGAGGTGCGCACCCTGCTGGCGAAGTTCGGTCTGCGCGCCGCCCATGTGCTGCGCCCCGCGACCACGCTCTCGCCCGGCGAACGCACCCGCGCCGGCCTGGCGCTCCTGCAAGGCAGGGGGGTCAACCTGCTGGTCCTGGACGAGCCGACGAACCACCTGGACCTGCCGGCGATCGAACAGCTGGAGTCGGCCCTGGAGTCGTACACGGGCACGCTGTTGCTGGTCACGCACGACCGGCGGATGCTGGAGGCCGTCCGTACGACCCGCCGTGTCGAGGTGGCCGACGGCAAGGTCACCGAGGCCGTCTGA
- a CDS encoding Tex family protein gives MTTSIEGRIAEELGVRERQVKAAVDLLDSGSTVPFIARYRKEATEMLDDAQLRTLEERLRYLRELEDRRAAVLESVREQGRLDEALEARIRAADTKARLEDIYLPFKPKRRTKAQIAREAGLEPLATGLLTDPSVDPLVAAAAYVDADKGVADPAAALEGARAILAERFSEDADLTGELRERMWARGRMVAKVRDGKEEAGAKFADYFDFSEPFTALPSHRVLAMLRGEKEDVLDLVLEPEEPSEEPGPSSYENMIARRFGVADRGRPGDKWLGDAVRWAWRTRILVHLGIDMRLRLRTEAEDEAVRVFASNLRDLLLAAPAGTRATLGLDPGFRTGVKVAVVDATGKVVATDVIHPHVPANKWDQSLATLERLAKEHQVDLIAIGNGTASRETDKLAGELCDKHPELKLTKVMVSEAGASVYSASAFASQELPDMDVSLRGAVSIARRLQDPLAELVKIDPKSIGVGQYQHDLSEVKLSRSLDAVVEDCVNGVGVDVNTASAPLLSRVSGIGSGLAENIVAHRDTNGPFRSRRALKDVARLGPKAYEQCAGFLRIRGGDDPLDGSSVHPEAYPVVRTMVKRTGGDVASLIGNTDTLRSLRPDDFVDEKFGLPTVTDILKELEKPGRDPRPAFRTATFKEGVEKLADLAPGMVLEGVVTNVAAFGAFVDIGVHQDGLVHVSAMSRTFVKEPRDVVKPGDIVRVKVMDVDIPRKRVSLSLRLDDEASAGQGGGQGSKRERGERNGQGGGERPPRQRQGQGQGQGQENRQGGAGQRRDRRGGGSGGAARPAAAPANSAMADALRRAGLTGGSDKGGSRR, from the coding sequence GTGACGACGTCCATCGAAGGCAGGATCGCCGAGGAACTCGGCGTACGCGAGCGTCAGGTGAAGGCAGCCGTCGACTTGCTCGACAGCGGGTCGACCGTGCCGTTCATCGCGCGCTACCGCAAGGAAGCGACCGAGATGCTCGACGACGCGCAACTGCGCACGCTCGAGGAGCGGTTGCGGTACCTGCGGGAGCTGGAGGACCGCCGCGCGGCCGTCCTCGAGTCCGTGCGCGAGCAGGGCAGGCTCGACGAGGCGCTCGAAGCGCGGATCCGTGCGGCCGACACCAAGGCGCGGCTCGAGGACATCTACCTGCCGTTCAAGCCGAAGCGCAGGACCAAGGCGCAGATCGCTCGCGAGGCCGGCCTGGAGCCCCTGGCCACCGGGCTGCTCACCGACCCGTCCGTGGACCCGCTCGTCGCGGCGGCGGCGTATGTCGACGCGGACAAGGGCGTGGCCGACCCCGCGGCGGCCCTGGAGGGGGCGCGCGCGATCCTGGCCGAGCGTTTCTCGGAGGACGCAGACCTGACCGGCGAGCTGCGCGAGCGCATGTGGGCGCGGGGCAGGATGGTCGCGAAGGTGCGGGACGGCAAGGAGGAGGCGGGCGCGAAGTTCGCGGACTACTTCGACTTCAGCGAACCGTTCACCGCGCTGCCCTCGCACCGGGTCCTCGCCATGCTCAGGGGCGAGAAGGAGGACGTGCTCGACCTGGTCCTCGAACCGGAGGAACCGTCGGAGGAGCCCGGGCCGTCGTCGTACGAGAACATGATCGCCCGCCGTTTCGGCGTCGCGGACCGCGGCCGCCCCGGCGACAAGTGGCTCGGCGACGCCGTGCGCTGGGCCTGGCGCACCCGGATCCTCGTACACCTCGGGATCGACATGCGGCTGCGGCTGCGCACGGAGGCGGAGGACGAGGCCGTACGGGTCTTCGCGTCCAACCTGCGTGACCTGCTGCTCGCCGCGCCGGCCGGCACCCGGGCGACCCTGGGGCTCGACCCCGGGTTCCGGACGGGCGTGAAGGTGGCCGTGGTGGACGCCACCGGCAAGGTCGTCGCGACGGACGTCATCCACCCGCACGTGCCGGCGAACAAGTGGGACCAGTCGCTCGCCACGCTGGAACGCCTCGCGAAGGAGCACCAGGTCGACCTGATCGCGATCGGGAACGGCACGGCGTCCCGCGAGACGGACAAACTCGCCGGAGAACTGTGCGACAAGCACCCCGAGTTGAAGCTCACCAAGGTGATGGTGTCGGAGGCCGGCGCCTCGGTCTACTCGGCGTCGGCCTTCGCCTCGCAGGAACTCCCCGACATGGACGTGTCGTTGCGTGGTGCGGTGTCCATCGCCCGTCGGCTGCAGGACCCGCTGGCCGAGCTCGTCAAGATCGACCCGAAGTCGATCGGCGTCGGGCAGTACCAGCACGACCTGTCCGAGGTGAAACTCTCGCGTTCCCTGGACGCCGTGGTCGAGGACTGTGTGAACGGTGTGGGCGTCGACGTCAACACTGCTTCGGCACCGCTGCTTTCCCGGGTGTCGGGCATCGGTTCCGGACTGGCCGAGAACATCGTGGCGCACCGCGACACGAACGGCCCCTTCCGCTCCCGCCGGGCGCTCAAGGACGTGGCGCGGCTGGGCCCGAAGGCCTACGAACAGTGCGCGGGCTTCCTCCGTATCCGGGGCGGTGACGACCCGCTGGACGGGTCGAGCGTGCACCCCGAGGCGTACCCCGTGGTGCGGACGATGGTGAAGCGGACGGGTGGGGACGTCGCCTCGCTGATCGGCAACACGGACACGCTGCGCTCGCTGCGGCCGGACGACTTCGTCGACGAGAAGTTCGGTCTTCCCACGGTCACGGACATCCTGAAGGAACTGGAGAAGCCCGGCCGCGACCCGCGGCCGGCGTTCAGGACGGCCACCTTCAAGGAGGGTGTCGAGAAGCTCGCCGACCTGGCCCCGGGAATGGTGCTGGAGGGGGTCGTCACGAACGTCGCCGCGTTCGGCGCGTTCGTCGACATCGGTGTGCACCAGGACGGTCTCGTGCACGTGTCGGCGATGTCGCGCACGTTCGTCAAGGAGCCCAGGGACGTCGTGAAGCCGGGCGACATCGTGCGGGTGAAGGTCATGGACGTCGACATCCCGCGCAAGCGTGTCTCCCTGTCGCTGAGGCTCGACGACGAGGCATCGGCCGGACAGGGCGGCGGACAGGGCTCGAAGCGCGAACGCGGCGAGCGGAACGGTCAGGGCGGCGGCGAGCGCCCGCCGCGACAGCGGCAGGGCCAGGGTCAGGGCCAAGGCCAGGAGAACCGTCAGGGTGGCGCCGGTCAGCGTCGGGACCGGCGGGGCGGCGGCAGCGGAGGCGCCGCACGGCCCGCCGCGGCACCGGCCAACAGTGCGATGGCCGACGCCTTGCGGCGCGCGGGACTGACGGGCGGGTCCGACAAGGGCGGGTCCAGGCGCTGA
- a CDS encoding oxygenase MpaB family protein: protein MDSAGDPAPPPPGGVLWSLAGDIRGLLMLPAALTLQVAHPAVGAGVDDHSVFRTDPWGRGERSLRSLQLWVYGGEAAAEEGRRLRKLHRTIQGTDTRGRRYHALTPANYAWVHATGFPVYQHASRYLVRPLTQAQERALYREWLQVGRILGLRDEDMPATIEAFWPYYRTMLADEVEATTVVRELVAADARVPPPDRGPLVLRLALRAAWPLLLPPLAVFRRFITVGLMPPDAREAIGLDWTPRQERRLRRFGAVVRAIVPLLPERLRYLPRARSARAAWRAGRARQGQGDVRPTPGGSAP from the coding sequence ATGGACAGCGCGGGAGACCCCGCCCCGCCCCCGCCGGGCGGAGTCCTGTGGAGCCTCGCCGGCGACATCCGGGGCCTGCTCATGCTGCCCGCGGCCCTCACCCTCCAGGTCGCCCACCCGGCCGTCGGCGCCGGAGTCGACGACCACTCCGTGTTCCGCACCGACCCGTGGGGGCGCGGCGAGCGGTCCCTGCGCTCGCTCCAGCTCTGGGTGTACGGGGGAGAGGCGGCCGCGGAGGAGGGGCGCAGGCTCAGAAAGCTGCACCGCACCATCCAGGGCACCGACACCAGGGGCCGCCGGTACCATGCGCTGACGCCCGCGAACTACGCGTGGGTCCACGCCACGGGGTTTCCCGTCTACCAGCACGCCTCGCGCTACCTGGTCCGCCCGCTCACACAGGCGCAGGAGCGCGCCCTGTACCGCGAGTGGCTCCAGGTCGGCCGCATCCTCGGGCTCAGGGACGAGGACATGCCCGCGACGATCGAGGCGTTCTGGCCCTATTACCGGACCATGCTGGCCGACGAGGTGGAGGCCACCACCGTCGTGCGGGAGCTGGTGGCCGCGGATGCCCGCGTACCGCCCCCCGACCGGGGGCCGCTCGTCCTGCGGCTCGCACTGCGAGCCGCGTGGCCGCTCCTGCTGCCGCCCCTGGCCGTGTTCCGCCGCTTCATCACCGTCGGACTGATGCCGCCCGACGCCCGCGAGGCCATCGGGCTCGACTGGACTCCCCGGCAGGAGCGGCGGCTGCGGCGGTTCGGGGCGGTGGTCCGGGCGATCGTTCCGCTGCTCCCGGAGCGGCTGCGCTATCTGCCGCGGGCCCGCTCCGCCCGCGCCGCGTGGCGGGCCGGGCGAGCGCGGCAGGGGCAGGGAGACGTCAGGCCGACGCCCGGCGGATCAGCTCCGTAG
- a CDS encoding TetR/AcrR family transcriptional regulator — MATRSADETLLARALVDTPPSDALNEQILDAAREQFVTFGLRRSTVDDVAKRAKVSRVTVYRRIGNKDSLVSACLLREYRRFVADVDEAVASLPTIEDRLVAGFVAVLKHIREHPLVGGLLRLEPETLLPFLTLESGPAFLAMRDYLADRLRHAQRAEGRPETDPTPVAELMVRITVSFLLNPVSCFELDDDEQVGAFARRYLVPLLSAR; from the coding sequence ATGGCGACACGGAGCGCCGACGAGACCCTGCTGGCCAGGGCGCTCGTCGACACCCCACCTTCCGACGCGCTGAACGAACAGATCCTGGATGCCGCACGCGAGCAGTTCGTGACGTTCGGGCTGCGTCGTTCGACCGTCGACGACGTGGCCAAGCGGGCCAAGGTCTCGCGCGTGACCGTGTACCGCCGGATCGGCAACAAGGACAGTCTGGTCTCCGCGTGTCTGCTCCGCGAGTACCGGCGCTTCGTGGCGGACGTCGACGAGGCCGTGGCGTCGCTGCCGACCATCGAGGACCGGCTCGTCGCCGGCTTCGTGGCCGTGCTCAAGCACATTCGCGAACACCCGCTGGTCGGGGGTCTGTTGCGGCTGGAGCCGGAGACGCTGCTTCCCTTCCTCACGCTGGAGAGCGGGCCCGCCTTCCTCGCGATGCGTGATTATCTGGCCGACCGGCTGCGTCATGCTCAGCGCGCCGAGGGCCGCCCGGAGACGGACCCGACCCCCGTCGCCGAACTGATGGTGCGGATCACCGTCTCCTTCCTCCTCAACCCGGTGAGCTGTTTCGAGCTGGACGACGACGAACAGGTGGGCGCCTTCGCCCGGCGCTACCTGGTACCGCTGCTCAGCGCGCGCTGA
- a CDS encoding oxygenase MpaB family protein, translating into MGRYSRLREIRRMDPARDCAEILRLMSQYEFPWDYRQGISVAFLRDYGVPRISVLLDRTQEFERNGQKRYDDTVLFGYEMAAEGFDSERARAAARHLNRIHGKYRIPNEDYLYVLATTVVGPKRWIDRFGWRPLCEQETAALAEVGRRMAAMMGIEGAPATYAGFEALLDSYEARMFAYDPANRRVANATFRVMAAWYPAPLRPLVARFSLALLDEPLLRALGFPAQPWWARAAAARLVRARSHGVRLLPARPRWIPSRPRPRSYPFGYRLDDLGPHWAQSRPLEPLPVETP; encoded by the coding sequence ATGGGCCGCTACAGCCGACTGCGCGAGATCCGCCGGATGGATCCAGCCCGCGACTGCGCCGAGATACTCCGGCTGATGTCGCAGTACGAATTCCCCTGGGACTACCGGCAGGGCATCAGCGTCGCCTTCCTGCGCGACTACGGCGTCCCGAGGATCTCCGTACTCCTCGACCGGACCCAGGAGTTCGAACGCAACGGACAGAAGCGCTACGACGACACCGTCCTGTTCGGCTACGAGATGGCGGCCGAAGGCTTCGACTCGGAGCGGGCGCGGGCGGCGGCCCGTCACCTCAACCGCATCCACGGCAAGTACCGCATCCCGAACGAGGACTACCTCTACGTGCTGGCCACCACGGTGGTCGGCCCCAAACGCTGGATCGACCGCTTCGGGTGGCGTCCCCTGTGCGAGCAGGAGACCGCGGCACTGGCGGAGGTGGGGCGACGCATGGCCGCGATGATGGGCATCGAGGGCGCTCCGGCCACCTACGCGGGCTTCGAGGCACTGCTCGATTCCTACGAGGCCCGGATGTTCGCCTACGATCCGGCGAACCGTCGCGTCGCCAACGCCACCTTCCGGGTCATGGCGGCCTGGTACCCGGCGCCGCTGCGCCCCCTGGTCGCGAGATTCTCGCTCGCCCTGCTGGACGAACCGCTGCTGCGGGCGCTCGGCTTCCCCGCACAGCCCTGGTGGGCACGGGCGGCGGCGGCACGGCTCGTACGCGCACGCTCGCACGGGGTACGCCTGCTCCCCGCCCGGCCACGCTGGATACCTTCCAGGCCTAGGCCCCGCAGCTACCCCTTCGGCTACCGGCTCGACGACCTCGGTCCGCACTGGGCGCAGAGCCGTCCACTGGAACCCCTGCCCGTGGAGACGCCGTGA